The Coleofasciculaceae cyanobacterium genome window below encodes:
- the fni gene encoding type 2 isopentenyl-diphosphate Delta-isomerase, whose amino-acid sequence MTNTQTRKADHLRICLEDDVQFRNLSNGLDKYRFDHSCLPELDLNEVDISTQFLGKTLNAPLLISSMTGGTEQAKKINCRLAIAAQKHGLAMGVGSQRIAVENPDVAHTFAVRSLAPNAMLFANLGAVQLNYTYGLEQCLRVVEILGADALILHLNPLQECIQPNGDTRFKGLLNKIEQLCQQINVPVIAKEVGNGISNSMATKLVNAGVSIIDVAGAGGTSWAKVESRRAENNLQRRLGRTFADWGISTADCIVQIRSSHPELPLIASGGLRDGMEVAKAIALGADLAGLAFPFLQAASESEAAIDELIELLIAEIKTVLFCTGNANLSELTRSPSLIKVN is encoded by the coding sequence ATGACCAATACGCAAACCAGAAAAGCCGATCACCTGCGTATTTGTCTAGAAGACGACGTACAGTTTCGTAATTTGTCTAATGGATTAGACAAATACCGTTTCGATCACTCCTGTTTGCCAGAACTTGATTTAAATGAAGTAGATATTAGTACTCAGTTTCTGGGCAAAACTTTAAACGCGCCACTTTTAATTTCCTCGATGACAGGGGGAACAGAACAGGCAAAAAAGATTAATTGCCGTTTAGCTATAGCAGCACAAAAACACGGTTTAGCAATGGGAGTAGGTTCACAACGCATTGCGGTGGAAAATCCTGATGTAGCACATACTTTTGCAGTGCGATCGCTTGCTCCCAATGCGATGTTGTTTGCCAACTTAGGAGCAGTACAGCTTAACTATACTTACGGTTTAGAACAGTGTTTACGGGTAGTCGAAATTCTTGGCGCAGATGCTCTAATTCTACACCTCAATCCTTTACAAGAATGTATCCAACCCAATGGCGATACCAGATTTAAAGGCTTACTGAATAAGATCGAGCAGCTATGTCAACAAATTAATGTTCCTGTAATTGCCAAAGAAGTAGGCAACGGTATTTCTAACAGCATGGCAACTAAACTAGTTAATGCAGGAGTAAGCATCATCGATGTAGCAGGTGCAGGGGGAACATCCTGGGCAAAGGTAGAAAGCCGAAGAGCCGAGAATAACCTACAGCGTCGACTTGGTAGAACCTTTGCTGATTGGGGAATTTCTACCGCCGACTGTATTGTTCAAATTCGTTCTTCACATCCAGAGTTGCCTTTGATTGCTTCTGGAGGTTTGCGAGACGGGATGGAAGTGGCTAAAGCGATCGCTCTGGGAGCAGATTTAGCTGGATTGGCTTTTCCTTTCTTGCAAGCAGCATCCGAATCTGAAGCAGCGATAGATGAGTTGATTGAGTTATTAATTGCCGAGATCAAAACCGTCTTATTTTGCACGGGTAACGCCAATTTATCTGAACTGACGCGATCGCCATCGTTAATTAAAGTTAATTAA